The genomic segment tactttgaaaagaaatctcaacttttgaacaagaataattgtgtttgctcgaatacaacgtagatcgacgaaaaaatagtcaagtaactacgcgttatcaaagattactcaaaaagtagatatcagatctcaatgaaatttatatgtgaccacatgataaacattagctttcgataaaattaaaaattatcaaaatcggtacacccagtaaaaagttattacggattttcaagagtccctacgcgctgtaattggtcgaagcgttaccacacgaattagtttagaattcaaatttttatcgacactgttccatagtgccccgtgttccattgttccccaactcagtagttgatccgatgaagcaaattaatataattggtgcggtcgatgccagccttagtttaaaagaaatatttacatgcgttaaatatttttttgcttaggtagcaaatagtactaaaacagtactgagtaagtagcaatatttcaaatcaaatatttcacgacacacgacgacacgacatgggtctcagaaaaaaagcttttatgagagtgggggttagagatgatattgatACTGCCaaatgattttgagaatgagaaagaaaatcgtaatttcgctcttaaccttagataaaaaaaaaaaataaaaaaatatttttttttttattggtaattgtatattattaaaatcatcgacgccttccaaaatgcgacgatgttctaaggtatcgctcgtcttgcacttcactagttttctcgctattcgcttatgacgtcatcagcgtgtcgtctatacttgacaacggcgtgtagagaacggattcatgactacgcgctagagatgcgccagatttgagatatcagatttattatggcgatttgattaattttagttgatttgattttttattcatttgctatttatgtgttagctgatgatagttttatgttttttacctttcgttttattcaaatattaaattatttatagaaaatataacacgtttgagttgaattttgaatagctaattgcaaaaatgacttgtaattatgatttttttaaagtgcaataaagaatatataaatcatctataccattttgactagcccgttggcgcagtctgtagtgactacaggtcagcggtgctttctgctccggaggttatgggtttgattcccaccccgagtctgggtataatatatatttatttatatttatatgtatgcttatcaaaaaaaaaaaatagctataccagtcagctgttacctataacacaagcattaagttgcttactttaggaacagatgaccgtgtgtgtatgttgtaaatatttatttatttattatttatttatacctcttgcgtcacatccctagcggtcaactatagacgacttcggcgttctggacatatcatttacgtggaataaaaatgcatgtttttatttcaatgtttctcagtacgtgtagctctacaagacttgttttttatactcaaatgtagcggggatattctattttcataaatgttgaattaaaatactagaaatatttttttaataattttatttaatatttttgtggtccgggttttttgtcacctatagacgtcgctggcgcacaggactcgcgagcccttgtcaagtataggtgactacggcggtcaaaaggttaatagtactagatcgttcaataagtcccgagactaacctggaaatggcgcatatattaaaaactcttttgatttttaaaaagtactggctatcaatacaagaatatgtgtcaaatttttaaaaatggaacaataaaattattgattttgaaacatttaagtgacgctacggttgtaatttcgatacaatggaaaaaacgagtttcgcgtgttgataaaacattgttttttaatgggaaaaaataccgttgaagcacagcaatggcttataaaatgttatgcaggatcagctccctctaaagcaaccatttgtcggtggtatgccgacttcaaacgcggtcgcatggacaccaatgatggggaacgctcaggtcgtccaaatgaagcagtgactcaacaaaatattaaccaagtcctcaaaatcgtattggaagatcggaaggtaaaagtgcgagagatagccgagatagtgaagatttcagctggtagtgttttcactattttacataaaaatttggccatgaaaaagcttttttctaagtgggtgccgcgtttgcttacaactaatcaaaaggaacaacgtatcaatgattcagagcgatgtttggcgctgatgaatcataataaaaaggattttttacgtcggtatgtaacaatggatgaaacctggatataccatttctctccggaatccaatcggcaggcagcggagtggagagcggctggtgaaagccgcccgaagcgtccaaagactcagaaatcggccggtaaggttatggcgtctatattttgggatgcgcatggaatatttttcatcgactaccttgaaaaggggcaaaatataaatagtgactattacatgtgcttattggagcgattgaagtacgaaattgcggataaacggcctcacatgaacaaaaaaaaagtggtgtttcaccaggacaacgcgccttgtcacaagtccgtgagaacgatggccaaaattaacgaattgggcttcgaattgcttcctcatcccccttattcgccagacttggcccccagcgattactggctgtttgcagacctcaaaaaaatgcttcagggtaagaaatttgactaaaatagtgaagttatcttattttgaagccaaagacaaatcgttctacacacatgggatagaaaagttagaaaagcgttggagggactgtatcgctcttggaggagactatgttgatgaataaaaattaattttataaaaaagacctttttttagtacttagtctcgggacttattgaaccacgtgttatgtAATGAATATCTCTTTTACTGATCATTGTCCCATACTTTTATCTGAGTTACAAAAACACTACGGCTTATCGGTCTACTACCTATGGTGAAGAATCAGCTACTCGAACTGTAAATAATATTGTCTACCTAGGCCATACAATCGAACTAGGTCGCCGATATGAGGAGTCAGTTAGGCTCAGTGGCATATGGTAGGCTTAATCAAGACTTTGAAAATTCCGCAAAGCTAGAATACATTAGACTTCGAAAAATGCGCCACACCTACTGTGTTGATGGATagactagtccacaagtttagtCACTCATCGTTCTATGTAAAGGTCTATGCTTGCAGCCTTGGAGTTTCTCTTAGTGATAGGATAAGATTATCCCCGAGAGAACGAAATTAACCCACATAGCCCGTAAATTCCACAATTTCAAGTGATAGGCTGGTCAACTAATAATCGCAACTAAcaaatgtaacataaaaatacgAATCCGAACCAAATACGTAAAAATGAACAAACTTTGCCGTTATCGTTATAATATatcgaattaatattttaactgtaaaataaatattgcttgGCACATTTTATCAAAGTTTCACGTAGGTACCTATTCTAGTTTTCACTCAAATCGAGTTAGATGTTAGTTGACGCACGGAAACAAGCGGCGCGGCGCCGCATTTGACGATTAAGGATATAGAATTGTAGACAGTTATTTGACGTTATTTGTTGTGATGAcaattatattacatactagctgtgctagcgacttcgtccgcgtggaaaagtgactttacatgttcaacgtgattctttaacttggcataacttttttttatatatgaaccgattgacatgaaacaaacataaatgttaagctaagcttacAATATATACTGCTTTcagttccgcgggttgcgggttcgattcccccctgagtctgggtgtaatataatatttgtatttatatatttatatgtgtattattccTATGTATGTTAAATATAGTCATAACAGTCGGTTGTTaactgtaacacaagcattaagttgcttaccataggaacagacgactgtgtatgttatatgatatttatttatttatttatttatactaatgaaaaccacatctaaattggattagccgtttctgagattagcgtgcacaaacgcacaatcattgttttgggtgccatttgcgttgataaaagtcccaataatatattttcttatatatcttaCATGTACAGACAGAAATATTGGGTGctgcttaaatttttttttaatttttgctagTACAATTATTAATCATAcgagaaaatacaaaaaatactaacATTGTCCATATAAATAAGTACGTTTAAACGTTAGAGATAAAATtactcttttttaaatatttaaaataaacattgggtaaatatttgtaatagacATAAACAAACATGAGAACACATTAGATATACAGCTTATctttattacaatttacaatgccattgaaatattttactagTATGAAgcttaaaatattgtaacattGAAACCCCACTTACATCATGTTATAAAAATCCCCAATAGCACttgaaacattattaataaaacttgtGTATTCTTCATTACGACAGtgtaaaaactgtttttatCTAACTAAACGGATTATTGTATCTATTGTAGTTGTAAAACAGTTTTGTTATGTGATTTCTTGAGTCTTGATACGAAATGGGTGGATAAAACGAAACTACTATTTTTACTCTACTTATTACTGACAAtttgttgtattattaaaagaaaaaaacaactCAGTAAATccttaaactttatttatcttaaaaatacaaaatatacaacaatAGGAATGACAATTATTTCTCCAAGGGCgcataattaagtaatttttcaattaaatctaCGTGACCAAGCAGCATGCGACGGCAACAGTACCTCTTGAGACCCAGAGCGTCAAGAGCATCactgaaacaataa from the Melitaea cinxia chromosome 26, ilMelCinx1.1, whole genome shotgun sequence genome contains:
- the LOC123666518 gene encoding DNA-directed RNA polymerases I, II, and III subunit RPABC5 — its product is MIIPVRCFTCGKVIGNKWEAYLGLLQAEYTEGDALDALGLKRYCCRRMLLGHVDLIEKLLNYAPLEK